A section of the Streptomyces sp. V3I8 genome encodes:
- a CDS encoding M56 family metallopeptidase: MMVPAALLLLGALAAVLAPRLLARTDWQDREPVVALWAWQCVVVAVLLCCALSMTLSAAAAWQAVRGHVFAPAPHGVVEAYALTGGPWAAATAVTLALGAAWSATMLAREITRAAAARRRRRGELALRAPLLPGEEPDGERLVVLEGERPDAWWLPGTAPRLVVTTAALRRLKGQQLDAVLAHEQGHARARHNWLLHSSAALATGFPRVPVFAAFRDEMHRLVELAADDMASRRFGRLTIALALVQLNEDSGVFGPCPTPQAHVPRRVDRLLTPPDRLPPVRRLRLTAAAALVPVVPVLVAFGPGLRALG; this comes from the coding sequence ATGATGGTCCCCGCGGCACTGCTGCTGCTCGGCGCCCTGGCCGCCGTCCTCGCCCCGCGGCTGCTCGCGCGGACCGACTGGCAGGACCGCGAACCGGTGGTCGCCCTGTGGGCCTGGCAGTGCGTGGTGGTGGCCGTACTGCTCTGCTGCGCGCTGTCGATGACGCTGAGCGCGGCGGCCGCCTGGCAGGCGGTGCGCGGCCATGTCTTCGCCCCCGCCCCGCACGGCGTGGTGGAGGCGTACGCGCTCACCGGCGGGCCCTGGGCCGCGGCGACGGCGGTGACACTGGCCCTCGGCGCCGCGTGGAGCGCGACCATGCTGGCCCGCGAGATCACCCGGGCCGCAGCCGCCCGCCGCCGACGGCGCGGCGAACTCGCGCTGCGCGCCCCGCTGTTGCCCGGCGAGGAGCCGGACGGCGAGCGCCTGGTCGTCCTGGAGGGGGAGCGGCCCGACGCCTGGTGGTTACCGGGCACCGCGCCCCGACTGGTCGTCACCACGGCCGCGTTGCGCCGTCTGAAGGGGCAGCAACTGGACGCCGTGCTCGCCCATGAGCAGGGGCACGCGCGCGCCCGGCACAATTGGCTGCTGCACTCCTCGGCCGCGCTGGCCACCGGATTCCCCCGGGTCCCGGTGTTCGCGGCGTTCCGCGACGAGATGCACCGGCTGGTCGAACTCGCCGCGGACGACATGGCGTCGCGCCGGTTCGGACGGCTCACCATCGCTCTCGCGCTGGTTCAGCTCAACGAGGACAGCGGCGTGTTCGGTCCGTGCCCGACCCCGCAGGCCCATGTCCCGCGGCGGGTCGACCGGTTGCTCACGCCGCCGGACCGCCTCCCGCCCGTCCGCCGGCTGCGGCTCACCGCGGCGGCGGCGCTGGTGCCGGTGGTGCCGGTCCTGGTGGCCTTCGGGCCCGGCCTGCGGGCGCTCGGCTGA
- a CDS encoding SAM-dependent methyltransferase, with protein MPTEPQRFSEIVTDRAHPARVYDWLLGGKDNYPVDEAVGEQLPPEAKDAARQNRQFMHRAAAWLAAQGIDQFLDIGTGIPTEPNLHQIVQDIVPTAKVVYTDNDPIVLRHAEALLISRAEGVTDYIEADVRQPAGIVEHARHTLDFDRPIALSLIALMHFIPDEQDAHAIVRALVATLPPGSYLVLSHAASDLYPELSAQVTAEYAKGGIKLGFRTRAEVERFFDGLDLVEPGLVTATQWDPSGAVEPAEGSGIYVGVARIR; from the coding sequence ATGCCGACCGAACCCCAGCGGTTCTCCGAGATCGTCACCGACAGGGCGCACCCCGCGCGGGTCTACGACTGGCTGCTGGGCGGCAAGGACAACTACCCGGTCGACGAGGCCGTCGGGGAACAGCTCCCGCCCGAGGCCAAGGACGCGGCCCGGCAGAACCGGCAGTTCATGCACCGGGCGGCCGCCTGGCTCGCCGCACAGGGCATCGACCAGTTCCTGGACATCGGCACGGGCATCCCCACCGAGCCCAACCTCCACCAGATCGTGCAGGACATCGTGCCGACGGCGAAGGTCGTCTACACCGACAACGACCCGATCGTCCTGCGGCACGCCGAGGCACTGCTGATCAGCCGTGCCGAGGGGGTCACCGACTACATCGAGGCCGACGTACGGCAGCCGGCGGGGATCGTCGAACACGCCCGGCACACTCTGGACTTCGACCGCCCGATCGCGCTGTCGCTGATCGCCCTGATGCACTTCATTCCCGACGAGCAGGACGCGCACGCGATCGTCCGCGCCCTGGTCGCGACGCTGCCGCCGGGCAGTTACCTGGTGCTGTCGCACGCCGCCTCCGACCTGTATCCGGAACTCTCCGCCCAGGTCACGGCCGAGTACGCCAAGGGCGGCATCAAGCTCGGCTTCCGCACCCGCGCCGAGGTGGAGCGCTTCTTCGACGGCCTCGACCTCGTCGAGCCCGGCCTGGTGACCGCGACGCAGTGGGACCCCTCGGGCGCGGTGGAGCCGGCCGAGGGCAGCGGGATCTACGTGGGAGTGGCCCGTATCCGGTGA
- a CDS encoding MarR family winged helix-turn-helix transcriptional regulator — MTAANGRGAAGAGALDGDSPKDGGADRPAAGDTVAAVVRQWQAVHPGLDTGPMEVIGRINRCAALLQQAEDAPLRHAGLTRPEFDLLGALRRTGLEPTPGELARETFSSGAAVTKRLKQLTERGLVERRGDTRDRRVAHVRLTDAGRALVDGILPAQLSYETAVLSGLDGTRQRELAALLGDLLVQLEGRLRAPRV; from the coding sequence ATGACGGCAGCGAACGGGCGCGGGGCGGCCGGGGCCGGCGCCCTCGACGGCGACTCGCCGAAGGACGGCGGGGCGGACCGGCCGGCCGCGGGGGACACGGTCGCCGCGGTGGTCCGGCAGTGGCAGGCGGTCCACCCCGGCCTCGACACCGGACCCATGGAGGTCATCGGGCGCATCAACCGCTGCGCCGCGCTGCTCCAGCAGGCCGAGGACGCGCCGCTGCGGCACGCCGGACTCACGCGCCCCGAGTTCGACCTGCTCGGCGCGCTGCGCCGGACCGGCCTCGAACCGACCCCCGGCGAGCTGGCCCGCGAGACCTTCTCCTCCGGCGCCGCCGTCACCAAACGGCTCAAGCAGCTGACCGAGCGCGGCCTCGTCGAGCGCCGCGGGGACACCCGTGACCGCCGCGTCGCCCACGTCCGCCTCACGGACGCCGGACGCGCCCTCGTCGACGGCATCCTCCCCGCGCAGCTCTCGTACGAGACGGCGGTCCTGTCCGGCCTCGACGGCACCCGGCAACGCGAACTGGCCGCCCTGCTCGGCGACCTGCTGGTGCAGCTCGAGGGCCGTCTCCGCGCGCCCCGCGTCTGA
- a CDS encoding FUSC family protein — MSSARPRHARARRLPLAGVLRLNRPSDIWYKPALSVVVAVGVPNLTLLALGRLDLALFTMAGSLCALYAHNLPYAARGRALGGVVLGMLASVAVALVTASLTSSAAVLVAVGALLAAAHKAVTDVTGIGPPGPVIFTFISSASLFAPQTLGQVPGHLALAAAAGAWAWLVGMAPGLLRPHGPERRATARALNAAAAHVEAFRTTGTGTGHGDGKGAGDTDGGRARARAAAAAAVHAAWQSLLATGARPEPRRALGRLLVRAEVALAAPADTDPGLLRSWARGLRGTHPVPRVAPGRDADELLGAEAELAAPRQRPGDRLRPLLPLALRTALGCALAGYVSLALGVGRPYWALVTAASLYQANLTLTWSRGVQRVVGNLVGVLLFAAVAPLAHLGPAALVLCCLAFNFGAEALITRNYWLGSICVTPMALLITEFTGFQESGGLIADRVVDTLVGASVGFVAAVAVTNRRAGDRIEDALETVERAREHAARLVAAERAEDGALESARRRLAAALVELRATADAAAGEWWQRALPEERVVLAERSGHRTLAATVRRQGPHHLEDVQA; from the coding sequence ATGAGCAGTGCCCGACCCCGTCACGCCCGCGCCCGCCGTCTCCCCCTGGCGGGCGTCCTGCGCCTCAACCGCCCCTCCGACATCTGGTACAAACCCGCGCTGAGCGTGGTCGTGGCGGTCGGCGTCCCGAACCTGACGCTGCTGGCGCTCGGCCGGCTGGACCTGGCCCTCTTCACCATGGCCGGCTCGCTCTGCGCGCTCTACGCCCACAACCTGCCTTACGCGGCGCGCGGCCGTGCTCTCGGCGGGGTCGTGCTGGGCATGCTGGCCTCGGTCGCCGTCGCGCTGGTCACGGCCTCGCTGACGTCCTCCGCCGCGGTCCTGGTCGCCGTCGGCGCGCTGCTCGCCGCCGCGCACAAGGCGGTGACCGACGTAACAGGCATCGGTCCGCCCGGGCCGGTGATCTTCACCTTCATCAGCTCCGCCTCCCTCTTCGCCCCGCAGACCCTGGGTCAGGTCCCCGGCCACCTCGCCCTCGCCGCCGCGGCGGGCGCCTGGGCGTGGCTCGTCGGCATGGCGCCGGGCCTCCTGCGCCCGCACGGCCCCGAACGCCGGGCCACCGCCCGCGCCCTGAACGCGGCCGCCGCACACGTCGAGGCATTCCGGACCACCGGCACCGGCACCGGCCATGGTGACGGCAAGGGCGCCGGCGACACGGACGGCGGCCGTGCGCGCGCCCGGGCCGCGGCGGCGGCCGCCGTGCACGCCGCCTGGCAGTCGCTCCTCGCCACGGGCGCCCGTCCGGAGCCCCGCCGTGCCCTCGGACGGCTCCTCGTGCGGGCCGAGGTCGCGCTGGCCGCCCCGGCCGACACGGACCCCGGCCTCCTGCGCTCCTGGGCGCGCGGCCTGCGCGGCACGCACCCCGTACCCCGTGTGGCGCCGGGCCGGGACGCCGACGAACTGCTCGGTGCGGAGGCCGAACTGGCCGCCCCGCGGCAACGGCCGGGCGACAGGCTGCGTCCCCTCCTCCCGCTCGCCCTGCGCACCGCGCTCGGCTGCGCGCTCGCCGGGTACGTGTCGCTGGCGCTCGGTGTCGGACGCCCCTACTGGGCCCTGGTCACCGCGGCCTCGCTCTACCAGGCGAACCTCACCCTCACCTGGAGCCGCGGGGTGCAGCGCGTGGTCGGCAACCTCGTCGGTGTCCTCCTCTTCGCGGCCGTCGCCCCGCTCGCCCACCTCGGCCCCGCCGCCCTGGTCCTGTGCTGCCTCGCCTTCAACTTCGGTGCCGAGGCCCTGATCACCCGCAACTACTGGCTCGGCAGCATCTGCGTGACCCCGATGGCGCTGCTGATCACCGAGTTCACCGGCTTCCAGGAGTCCGGCGGCCTGATCGCGGACCGGGTCGTGGACACCCTGGTCGGCGCGTCGGTCGGCTTCGTGGCCGCCGTCGCCGTCACCAACCGGCGGGCCGGGGACCGGATCGAGGACGCCCTGGAGACGGTGGAGCGGGCCCGTGAGCACGCGGCACGGCTGGTCGCCGCCGAGCGCGCCGAAGACGGTGCGCTGGAGTCCGCCCGCCGCCGGCTGGCCGCCGCGCTCGTCGAGCTGCGGGCCACCGCGGACGCGGCGGCCGGCGAATGGTGGCAGCGCGCCCTGCCGGAGGAGCGGGTGGTGCTCGCCGAGCGGAGCGGACACCGTACGCTCGCGGCGACGGTACGACGGCAGGGACCGCACCATCTGGAGGACGTACAGGCATGA
- a CDS encoding GAF and ANTAR domain-containing protein, translated as MSATRHDVPAAQAVLDLASRAEGCDVLELLHDLTTYAVSLLGVRSAGVTVLDERGQVDYLTASDETCRRLEEDQLELDEGPCVDSTRTGKALAPVLLRAAHPSVQRWPRFTPRALRAGISSIAAVPLRTPQHPLGALNLMSADRVPTREDLRLAQVLADAAVICLQHRQILVAKDEIIGQLEAALESRIVIEQAKGVLASRLDVDVEEAFVRLRGLARSRQQKLTELAAQIARGSIPAELDTVL; from the coding sequence ATGTCTGCCACGCGCCATGACGTCCCCGCCGCACAGGCCGTGCTCGACCTGGCCTCCCGCGCGGAGGGCTGCGACGTCCTGGAACTGCTGCACGACCTGACGACATACGCGGTCAGCCTGCTGGGTGTGCGCTCGGCCGGGGTCACCGTCCTCGACGAGAGGGGGCAGGTCGACTACCTCACCGCCTCCGACGAGACGTGCCGACGCCTGGAGGAGGACCAGCTCGAACTGGACGAGGGCCCCTGCGTGGACAGCACCCGTACCGGCAAGGCCCTGGCTCCGGTCCTGCTGCGCGCCGCCCATCCCAGTGTCCAGCGCTGGCCCCGCTTCACCCCGCGCGCGTTGCGCGCCGGCATCAGCAGCATCGCCGCCGTGCCGTTGCGCACCCCGCAGCACCCGCTCGGCGCCCTCAACCTGATGAGCGCCGACCGGGTGCCGACGCGCGAGGACCTGCGTCTGGCCCAGGTGCTGGCCGATGCCGCCGTGATCTGCCTGCAGCACCGTCAGATCCTGGTTGCCAAGGACGAGATCATCGGCCAGCTGGAGGCAGCCCTGGAATCCCGCATCGTGATCGAACAGGCCAAGGGCGTCCTCGCCTCCCGTCTGGACGTCGACGTGGAGGAGGCATTCGTCCGGCTGCGCGGCCTCGCCCGCTCCCGGCAGCAGAAACTCACCGAACTGGCCGCCCAGATCGCGCGGGGATCCATCCCGGCCGAACTCGACACGGTGCTGTGA
- a CDS encoding helix-turn-helix transcriptional regulator has product MPKQPHHPDLGDVHLVRVLSALGDPARLLIMKILADGGEHQRAEFEVDVGPSTLSHHMKTLREAGLTRHRMEGTRCFVSLRKDTLQRYPAVLEGVLQAVTAEGYGNGAQG; this is encoded by the coding sequence ATGCCCAAGCAGCCTCACCATCCCGACCTCGGGGACGTCCACCTCGTCCGGGTGCTTTCGGCGCTCGGGGACCCCGCCCGACTGCTGATCATGAAGATCCTGGCCGACGGCGGAGAGCACCAGCGCGCCGAGTTCGAGGTCGACGTCGGGCCCTCGACGCTCAGCCATCACATGAAAACGCTGCGCGAGGCCGGACTGACCCGTCACCGGATGGAGGGCACACGCTGCTTCGTGTCGTTGCGCAAGGACACCCTCCAGCGTTACCCCGCCGTTCTGGAGGGTGTCCTGCAGGCCGTCACCGCCGAGGGGTACGGGAACGGCGCCCAGGGGTGA
- a CDS encoding phosphatase PAP2 family protein: MHSPVDSPPHATGPGIALRVAAALVLPTALLLVLVAASWDPLMVLDGDIARTTHRWAVAEPDLTQAFRILTDWVWDPWTMRALATVAVLWLVLHHGAWWLALWLTATCLLGSLLSQVLKAAVDRERPVWPDPVDSAHFAAFPSGHAMTATVVCGLLLWLLRLYGAGRVLWRTALAVSVVSVVGVGLTRVWLGVHWSSDVLGGWLLGALTVALAVASYDRFRGTGAPR; the protein is encoded by the coding sequence ATGCACTCCCCCGTCGACTCGCCGCCCCACGCGACAGGCCCCGGGATCGCCCTGCGCGTCGCCGCGGCCCTCGTCCTGCCCACCGCGCTGCTGCTCGTCCTGGTCGCCGCGTCCTGGGACCCGCTGATGGTCCTCGACGGTGACATCGCCCGCACCACCCACCGCTGGGCGGTCGCCGAACCGGACCTGACGCAGGCGTTCCGCATCCTCACCGACTGGGTGTGGGACCCCTGGACCATGCGCGCCCTGGCCACCGTCGCCGTGCTGTGGCTGGTGCTGCACCACGGTGCCTGGTGGCTCGCGCTGTGGCTGACGGCCACCTGTCTGCTCGGCTCGCTCCTCTCGCAGGTCCTCAAGGCGGCCGTCGACCGCGAGCGCCCGGTGTGGCCCGACCCGGTGGACTCCGCCCACTTCGCGGCCTTCCCCTCCGGGCACGCCATGACGGCCACGGTGGTGTGCGGCCTGCTGCTGTGGCTGCTGCGCCTGTACGGTGCCGGGCGCGTCCTGTGGCGTACCGCGCTGGCCGTGTCGGTGGTGTCCGTCGTCGGAGTGGGCCTCACCCGCGTCTGGCTGGGCGTGCACTGGTCGTCGGACGTGCTCGGCGGCTGGCTCCTGGGCGCGTTGACGGTGGCACTGGCGGTGGCCTCGTACGACCGGTTCCGCGGGACCGGCGCACCGCGCTGA
- a CDS encoding DUF5134 domain-containing protein — translation MHGPGSSGWLLVALCAGTGVYCLLRMRSRIEEQRRTAGGEALMGFGMAAMAVPAAAMAPPRWAWAVYTAVFGAAALRALWALWAARSGLHHLHHLMGASAMVYMAAVTANGTHSGVPVLTGVLLVYFTAYVLRTGARLVPAAGAAPAGGGPPGGARAPGWGDRLELARACRLSMGMGMLAMLLTI, via the coding sequence GTGCACGGACCGGGGTCGTCCGGCTGGCTGCTCGTCGCGCTGTGCGCGGGCACCGGGGTGTACTGCCTGTTGCGTATGCGCAGCAGGATCGAGGAACAGCGGCGTACGGCGGGCGGTGAGGCCCTGATGGGCTTCGGGATGGCGGCGATGGCGGTGCCCGCGGCCGCGATGGCGCCGCCGCGCTGGGCCTGGGCGGTCTACACGGCCGTGTTCGGTGCGGCGGCCCTGCGGGCGCTGTGGGCCCTGTGGGCGGCGCGCAGCGGCCTCCACCACCTGCACCATCTGATGGGTGCCTCCGCCATGGTCTACATGGCCGCGGTGACGGCGAACGGCACGCACTCCGGGGTGCCCGTCCTCACCGGCGTGCTGCTCGTGTACTTCACGGCGTACGTGCTCCGGACCGGGGCACGGCTGGTCCCGGCCGCGGGCGCCGCGCCGGCGGGCGGCGGACCGCCGGGAGGGGCCCGCGCGCCCGGCTGGGGCGACCGCCTGGAGCTGGCCCGCGCGTGCAGACTGTCGATGGGCATGGGAATGCTGGCGATGCTCCTCACGATCTGA